The Candidatus Acidiferrales bacterium nucleotide sequence GAAAATCAGCGTCAAAAATGGCGATAAACTCTCCGCTGGCGACCTCCATGCCCGCGCGCAGGGCGCCTGCTTTGTACCCTTGGCGGTGGTCGCGATGGTGATAGCGGATCGGCACGCCAAGCGCCCGATAGCGTTCCACGACGTCGGCGGCCACCCGCTGCGTTTCGTCGGTCGAATCGTCGAGCACCTGGATTTCCAGCCGGTCGTGCGGATAGTCCATCCGGGAGACGGTTTCCAATAGCCTCTCGATGACGTACTGCTCGTTATAAATCGGGAGCTGTATGGTAACCTTGGGAAGCTTTTGTTGGTCCAGCGGGGGCAGCGAAGGCGGCACGTTCCGCCGGTTCTTGAAATAATCATAAACCAGCTTGTAGCGGTGCAGACCGTAGGCGGCGAGGACGATCAGAACCAGAAAATACGGAATCATGACGAGCAGGTCGAAAGCGTTAAGCTGATAGACTTTCTGGAACGCGTCGCGGGAAAAAATGCGTTGGAGATAGTCTGCCACCGGGTTCCTTTTGGCCGACAAGATAGCCACTATGACCTGGCAACCCTGATAAAAGATCAAGAGGCGTTTCTCCTCTTCTGCCCTTGAAACAGGCTCTCGCAAGACCGTTCTGGTTCGCAGCGGCGAGCGCCCTTGCGCTTGAAGTCCTGTTCGCCGCCATGCTGCGCCTGGGCAACCTCAAGGAGCGAGTGGTGGAGTTTATTGCCCTCGCTCTGGCCGCCGGCATCGTCTATCTCGTCGGCCTTTTCTGGCTCGAGCGAACGGCCGATTCCCGACGGGCCCGCTTGCTCGTTCTGGCGGCCGCGCTGGCGTTTCGAGCTACTCTCTTGCCGCTCTGGCCTTCCCTGTCGGACGATTTCTATCGTTATCGCTGGGAAGGCCGGGTACAAGACGCGGGCGTCAATCCCTACACCGTGCGCCCCGACGACACCAAACTCACGGCGCTGCGAGACGCCTTCTGGGATCGAGCCTCCGGCAAAGATTCCCCGACAATCTATGGGCCGTTGGCGGAACTCTTTTACCGGCTCAACTACCGGCTTGCCCCTGGTGGCCCGCCGGGCAGCTCGGTGGTTGGGATGAAGGCGGCCTACGTTTTGCTCGACCTGGGGATTTTGCTCCTGATCATGCGTTTGCTCGCGCTCCGGGGAAAGCCAGTTACGGCCGCGGCCATTTATGCATGGAGTCCGCTGGTAGTCGTTGAATTCGCGGCCAGCAGCCACCTCGACTCGCTGGTCGTCATCCTGCTCGTCGCCGCGATCCTCTGGATTATAAAACAGCGCCCAGCACTGTCAACCGTTGCTCTGGCTTCCGCTGCTGCCGTCAAGTATTTTCCGGTGGTTTTTCTCCCGCTCCTCACCCGCCGCCTGCGCTATTGGCTCTGGTTCGTGGTGGTGCTGGCATTGTGGTATCTGCCCTTTCTTTCGGCGGGCCACCGCCTGTTCGACGGACTGCGCTACTACTACCTTCACTGGCAAAACAATGGGAGCTTGTACGCGCTCTGGCAATGGGTGGGGTTCCCGCGAGCGGTTGCGGACGGGATTCTCTACGGAGTCGTTCTCGGAATGGTGGGCTATTTCGCCTGGTGGCGAGCGGATTCCCTCCGGGCGGTCTATCTGGTGGCGGGAGCCCTTTGGTTGCTCTCGCCCAACCTGTTTCCGTGGTATCTGACGATGCTCGTCCCTTTTCTCTGCTTCTTTCCCAACCCGGCATGGTTGCTGCTGACGGTAACGAGCGTGCTCTCGTATGAGGTGCTGATCGATTCGAGCGCGCTCGGCATCTGGCACTGGAACCCTTACCTGCGGTGGCTCGAGTACGCTCCCTTCTTTGTCCTCCTGATTGCCCGGTATGCGAAGAGCCGCCGGGCGGCAAACCAGCCGGCTGCCTGAGAGGCCGACGGCTCTCGAGTGCCTGCTATTGATTTAGCCCCGGGTCGGACTTATGATTCACCCGTCCCTGAGGCGATCTGCACGGCTCCATAACCGATTTCGCAGTATGGACGGCCCCTCAGGGGAATCCTTAACTTGGGGGGCAAACAGGCAGCGGGCCTCGAAGGTGCTGCTGGCGCGCGGGGGGCACGCAACCCGATGGCGGCAGCGGATGGGAGGCGAGAAATGGAACTGACGTGGTTGACGATTGGAATAGCAGCTCTTCTCCTTGTCGTGGTTTACCTCTTCGCACGCGTCCTGCAAACGGCGCGTTCGGCCGTGAATGAGATCCAGGGGGAGATTCACGCTGCCAGCATGCGCACCGACCAGGTGATGCAGAATAGCGGCTTTGCCTTTGCCGAGACGCTCCAGAAGTCTTCCACCAACCTCGTGGAGAATGTAGCCAAGGTCCGCGAGGAGGTCGTCCACAAAGTGGAAGAGACGCAGCGGCTGTTCAGCAAGGAGGTGCAGGCCGAGTGGGCGCAATTCCGGCAGAGCATGGACGACCAGCAGCGGTCGAGCCGCGAGGAACTCGGCGCGGCCATCGCCACCTTCCAAAGAAACAATGAGGAGCAGCTTGCCCAGAACCGGCGAGAGGTCCGGGAATCGCTCGAGTCCGCTTTCCAGATGATGGACGAACGATTTCGGCGCTTGCAGGAAAGCAACGAACAAAGGCTGGGCGAAATCCGCGAAAACCTCGAAGGCAAGATGAATGAGAACATCGAGAAGAACCTCGGGGTATTCCGCGATGTCTCCGAGCGCATCGCCGAATTGCGCAAAACGGCCGACACCATTGTCGAAATCAGCGACGGCATAAACGAACTGACCGGCATTCTGGAAAGCCCGCGGCTGCGGGGCGAGTTCGGCGAGTTTGAGCTAAGCAACATGCTCCGTGAGATCGTGCCGGCTGACCGTTACGAGGCGCCCGGCCAGTTGGGCACCGCGCTGGCCGATGCGGTCATCTTCCTCAAAGAGGGCAAGCTCTGCATTGACAGCAAATTTCCGCTTGCCAACTTCCAGCGGATGCACAACCCGCAGGCGAGCGACCAGGAACGCGAGGAGGCGCGGAAGGCCTTTGTCAACGACTTCTACGGCCACGTGGACTCGATCAAGTCAAAGTACATCGTTCCGAAAGAGACCCTCGATCTCGCGTTCATGTTCGTGCCGGCGGAGAGCGTCTTCTATGAAGTCCTCACTAACTTCGAATTCCACGAATATGCCCTCCGGCAGGGAGTGATCCCGGTCTCCCCCAATTCCCTTTACGCCTACCTGCACGTGATTGCCATCGGGTTCCGGGGAATGAAGATCCAGGAGGAAGCCAGGCGGATTCAGGAGATTTTGCTTTCGCTCAAGGAGCAATTCGACAGCTTCAGGGAGAGCTTCGACATCCTGGGCACGCACCTGGACAACGCTCGCAAGCGGTTCGAAACGGCCACGCAGGATGTGCGGCGATTCGATGTGACCCTCAGCGGGCTGAAGCTGGGGGCGATTGAAGCGGCTTCCGAAGCGGCGGCACTCGCTCCGCCGGCAGACGCGGCGGCCAAGAAAGCAGCCGGCGCCTGAGCTTGGCCAAGCCACGCGCCGCTTGAAAACTGCCAGCGGCTCGCCAGCCGTC carries:
- a CDS encoding glycosyltransferase 87 family protein, which gives rise to MKQALARPFWFAAASALALEVLFAAMLRLGNLKERVVEFIALALAAGIVYLVGLFWLERTADSRRARLLVLAAALAFRATLLPLWPSLSDDFYRYRWEGRVQDAGVNPYTVRPDDTKLTALRDAFWDRASGKDSPTIYGPLAELFYRLNYRLAPGGPPGSSVVGMKAAYVLLDLGILLLIMRLLALRGKPVTAAAIYAWSPLVVVEFAASSHLDSLVVILLVAAILWIIKQRPALSTVALASAAAVKYFPVVFLPLLTRRLRYWLWFVVVLALWYLPFLSAGHRLFDGLRYYYLHWQNNGSLYALWQWVGFPRAVADGILYGVVLGMVGYFAWWRADSLRAVYLVAGALWLLSPNLFPWYLTMLVPFLCFFPNPAWLLLTVTSVLSYEVLIDSSALGIWHWNPYLRWLEYAPFFVLLIARYAKSRRAANQPAA
- the rmuC gene encoding DNA recombination protein RmuC, which gives rise to MELTWLTIGIAALLLVVVYLFARVLQTARSAVNEIQGEIHAASMRTDQVMQNSGFAFAETLQKSSTNLVENVAKVREEVVHKVEETQRLFSKEVQAEWAQFRQSMDDQQRSSREELGAAIATFQRNNEEQLAQNRREVRESLESAFQMMDERFRRLQESNEQRLGEIRENLEGKMNENIEKNLGVFRDVSERIAELRKTADTIVEISDGINELTGILESPRLRGEFGEFELSNMLREIVPADRYEAPGQLGTALADAVIFLKEGKLCIDSKFPLANFQRMHNPQASDQEREEARKAFVNDFYGHVDSIKSKYIVPKETLDLAFMFVPAESVFYEVLTNFEFHEYALRQGVIPVSPNSLYAYLHVIAIGFRGMKIQEEARRIQEILLSLKEQFDSFRESFDILGTHLDNARKRFETATQDVRRFDVTLSGLKLGAIEAASEAAALAPPADAAAKKAAGA